A window from Nevskia ramosa DSM 11499 encodes these proteins:
- a CDS encoding phage holin family protein has protein sequence MAGDRRRRAVRCADRLHQQWFAPLRSTTLVTPSQSSVADKPLSDPPLSDTLRRLVAQSMNVLQGRFELFKLEIHEERVRLGQLLGRGLLAALSIFLAVQLIAMLIVALTWDTQWRIPVVVGLAVTCIVVALRAVHSYRAVAASTLFEDSVNALADDKQEIREAKQK, from the coding sequence ATGGCAGGCGATCGCCGTCGCCGCGCTGTTCGGTGCGCTGATCGGCTTCATCAGCAGTGGTTCGCGCCGCTAAGGAGCACGACACTCGTGACCCCGTCGCAAAGTAGCGTTGCCGATAAACCCCTGTCGGATCCCCCGCTGTCCGATACTTTGCGGCGGCTGGTCGCGCAGTCGATGAACGTCCTGCAAGGCCGTTTCGAGCTGTTCAAGCTGGAAATCCACGAGGAGCGAGTACGGCTGGGGCAGTTGCTCGGCCGCGGCCTGCTCGCCGCCTTGTCGATCTTTCTGGCCGTACAGCTGATTGCCATGCTGATCGTGGCGCTGACCTGGGATACGCAGTGGCGGATTCCGGTGGTGGTCGGCCTGGCCGTGACCTGCATCGTCGTCGCCCTGCGCGCCGTTCATTCCTACCGGGCCGTTGCCGCGTCGACCTTGTTCGAAGACAGCGTCAATGCGCTCGCCGACGACAAGCAGGAAATCAGGGAGGCCAAGCAGAAATGA
- a CDS encoding PAS domain-containing hybrid sensor histidine kinase/response regulator yields MSKKSPVDEPAARRQRLSAAMGIGYCEGDPRSGTLLLDETAARLLDLPAGVPLPISDCLSRVHPRDLLAIEKIGAELIASGDSAEVDFRYGRNGQARSLNATACVERDAAGQAVHLTIGLRDITAARRLRSELRDVKQRFSVLIENVDDVFWIVDWQPRRQIYVSPSYSRCWGFDEVALLAGESRWLDNIHRADRDAAEAAFEALGEAEEGEDHFAIEYRIVLDTGEQRWIRDRGIAVRAVDGSIERVVGIAEDITDRRTVVRELAEREQNLHQAMEAAQLHVWTLHTPTRRLKISDALCAMFGLNSEACRRLGPWRRRLHPKDRVRVEAALRKLMADGTPLREEFRVQKIDGSITWLDARAILIADEDGQGAEVHGVAADITERKQLEQMQVASGRRLQLALDAAHLFAWTYEPATGRVDGDDGIYPLFFGEEKRAVYTVEDWRAAIHPEDWSRVAAEFAETLAGGSEFDAEYRVVRLDKSIRWVRSQLVLVRNDEGSSIGYGVLGDITERRRVEQQLRHSERELRTITAAVPIGIARIGRDLRYQFMNQAFAALMRSETPEEFIGRSIAEVAGEQALAAIKPYVTQVLSGETADYQIRVQLPLGERYIHANYTPEWNDADEVTGFIAVIMDITERTLAEGKLYEREREFETLAENAPDLIARVDRDLAYLYINRVAESTFGVVRDAYVGRTADDLGFPPQYVSATTEIITAAFAQGAEQATNFAVPNGRERSYFSARAVPELDRGGLLESVLLIVYDISERMRGQAERDTLLAREHEARKQAEAAARGRDEFLAIVSHELRSPLNGIQNWAHVLESVPGNGNKLMLRAISGIKTGVEQQVRLIDDLLDATRIITGKLSLLLTPVKLAPVIVASIASVRDKALAKHIELHAEIDLEDEAIEGDADRLQQIVWNLLSNAIKFTPSGGHVWLSASRENDIAVIRVRDDGRGIDADFLPQLFERFRRDETGNSRGQGGLGLGLMLVRNLCELHRGNVIATSPGPGLGAVFTVRLPLRKSGTAAVPAIVPFPLDQAGTLPSLSGLRLLLVDDHVESRDPLAVLLSQTGAVVDVLSSGEEAVTVIRRGFGKEQQPDLLICDIAMPGQDGYETVRLIREFEKSRGQPTMPAIALTAFAQNEDRARALEAGFQTHMAKPVIVKELIATIAVLAPVRGNA; encoded by the coding sequence GTGAGCAAGAAAAGCCCGGTTGACGAGCCAGCGGCGCGCCGGCAGCGGCTCAGCGCAGCGATGGGTATCGGTTACTGCGAGGGCGATCCGCGCAGCGGCACTCTGCTGCTCGATGAAACCGCCGCCCGGCTGCTCGATCTTCCGGCGGGTGTTCCGCTGCCGATCAGCGACTGTCTGAGCCGGGTGCATCCGCGTGATCTGCTGGCGATCGAAAAGATCGGCGCCGAGCTGATCGCCTCTGGCGACAGCGCCGAAGTCGACTTCCGCTACGGCCGCAACGGCCAGGCGCGCAGTCTGAACGCCACCGCCTGTGTCGAGCGCGACGCTGCGGGCCAGGCCGTGCACCTGACCATCGGCCTGCGTGACATCACCGCCGCTCGCCGCCTGCGTTCCGAACTGCGCGACGTCAAGCAGCGCTTCAGCGTACTGATCGAAAACGTCGACGACGTGTTCTGGATCGTCGACTGGCAACCCCGGCGACAGATCTATGTCAGCCCGAGCTACAGCCGCTGCTGGGGTTTCGACGAAGTCGCGCTGCTGGCCGGCGAGTCGCGCTGGCTGGACAACATTCACCGCGCCGATCGTGACGCGGCAGAGGCGGCCTTCGAAGCCCTGGGCGAGGCCGAGGAAGGCGAGGACCACTTCGCGATCGAGTACCGCATCGTCCTCGACACCGGCGAGCAGCGCTGGATCCGCGATCGCGGCATCGCCGTGCGGGCCGTCGACGGCTCGATCGAACGGGTGGTCGGCATCGCCGAAGACATCACCGATCGGCGCACCGTGGTCCGTGAACTGGCCGAGCGCGAACAGAACCTGCATCAGGCGATGGAAGCCGCGCAGCTGCACGTCTGGACCCTGCATACGCCGACGCGTCGCCTGAAGATTTCCGATGCGCTGTGCGCGATGTTCGGCCTGAATTCCGAAGCCTGCCGCCGGCTCGGCCCCTGGCGACGGCGTCTGCACCCGAAGGACCGGGTGCGGGTGGAAGCGGCGCTGCGCAAGCTGATGGCCGACGGTACACCGCTGCGCGAGGAGTTCCGCGTCCAGAAAATCGACGGCAGCATCACCTGGCTCGATGCCCGCGCCATCCTGATCGCCGACGAGGATGGTCAGGGCGCCGAGGTGCATGGCGTGGCGGCCGACATCACCGAACGCAAGCAACTGGAGCAGATGCAGGTTGCCAGCGGCAGGCGCCTGCAGCTGGCGCTCGACGCGGCGCACCTGTTTGCCTGGACCTACGAGCCGGCCACCGGCAGGGTCGATGGCGATGACGGCATCTATCCCCTGTTCTTCGGCGAGGAAAAGCGCGCCGTCTACACCGTCGAGGACTGGCGCGCCGCCATCCATCCGGAAGACTGGTCGCGGGTCGCGGCCGAATTCGCGGAGACGCTGGCCGGCGGCAGCGAATTCGATGCCGAGTACCGAGTCGTCCGGCTCGACAAGAGCATCCGCTGGGTCCGCTCGCAGTTGGTGCTGGTGCGCAACGACGAGGGCTCCTCGATCGGCTATGGCGTGCTCGGCGACATCACCGAACGCCGCAGGGTCGAGCAGCAGCTGCGGCACAGCGAGCGCGAACTGCGCACCATCACGGCTGCCGTGCCGATCGGCATTGCCCGTATCGGCCGAGACCTGCGCTACCAATTCATGAATCAGGCGTTCGCAGCGCTGATGCGCTCCGAAACACCGGAGGAATTCATCGGCCGCAGCATTGCGGAGGTTGCCGGTGAACAGGCCTTGGCCGCCATCAAGCCCTACGTCACCCAGGTGCTGTCCGGGGAGACGGCCGATTACCAGATTCGGGTGCAGTTGCCGCTCGGTGAGCGCTACATCCACGCCAACTACACGCCGGAGTGGAACGACGCCGATGAGGTCACCGGCTTCATCGCGGTGATCATGGACATCACCGAGCGGACGCTGGCCGAAGGCAAGCTCTACGAGCGCGAGCGCGAGTTCGAGACGCTGGCCGAGAACGCGCCAGACCTCATTGCCCGCGTCGATCGCGACCTCGCCTATCTGTACATCAACAGAGTTGCCGAATCGACGTTCGGCGTGGTCCGCGATGCCTATGTCGGCCGCACGGCGGACGATCTCGGCTTCCCGCCGCAGTACGTCAGCGCCACCACCGAAATCATCACCGCCGCGTTCGCCCAGGGTGCCGAGCAGGCGACCAACTTCGCCGTTCCGAATGGCCGCGAGCGCAGCTATTTCAGCGCCCGCGCAGTGCCGGAGCTCGATCGCGGCGGTTTACTCGAATCGGTGTTGCTGATCGTCTACGACATCAGCGAGCGCATGCGCGGCCAGGCCGAGCGCGACACCCTGCTGGCCCGCGAGCACGAGGCGCGCAAGCAGGCCGAAGCGGCCGCACGCGGCCGCGACGAATTCCTGGCCATCGTTTCGCACGAACTGCGCTCGCCGCTGAACGGCATCCAGAACTGGGCGCATGTGCTGGAAAGCGTGCCGGGCAACGGCAACAAGCTGATGCTGCGGGCGATCTCCGGCATCAAGACCGGCGTCGAGCAGCAGGTGCGCCTGATCGACGATCTGCTCGATGCCACCCGCATCATCACCGGCAAGCTGAGCCTGTTGCTGACGCCGGTGAAGCTGGCGCCGGTGATCGTCGCGTCGATCGCCAGCGTGCGCGACAAGGCACTGGCCAAGCACATCGAGCTGCACGCCGAGATCGATCTCGAAGACGAAGCCATCGAAGGCGATGCCGACCGCCTGCAGCAGATCGTCTGGAACCTGCTGTCCAACGCGATCAAGTTCACGCCTTCCGGCGGCCACGTCTGGCTGTCGGCCAGCCGCGAGAACGATATCGCCGTGATCAGAGTCCGCGACGACGGCCGCGGCATCGACGCCGATTTCCTGCCGCAGCTGTTCGAGCGTTTCCGGCGCGATGAAACCGGCAACAGCCGCGGCCAGGGTGGCTTGGGCCTGGGGCTGATGCTGGTCCGCAATCTCTGCGAACTGCATCGCGGCAATGTCATCGCCACCAGCCCGGGTCCAGGGCTCGGTGCGGTGTTCACGGTGCGTCTGCCATTGCGCAAGTCCGGCACGGCGGCGGTGCCGGCGATCGTGCCGTTCCCGCTCGATCAGGCGGGCACCTTGCCGAGCTTGAGCGGGCTGCGCCTGCTGCTGGTCGATGATCACGTCGAATCGCGTGATCCGCTGGCGGTGCTGCTGTCGCAGACCGGTGCAGTGGTCGACGTGCTGTCGTCCGGCGAAGAAGCGGTGACGGTGATCCGGCGTGGCTTCGGCAAGGAGCAGCAGCCGGATCTGCTGATCTGCGACATCGCCATGCCCGGCCAGGATGGCTACGAAACGGTGCGATTGATCCGCGAGTTCGAGAAGAGCCGGGGCCAGCCGACGATGCCGGCGATCGCTCTGACCGCCTTCGCCCAGAACGAGGATCGCGCGCGGGCGCTCGAAGCCGGCTTCCAGACCCATATGGCCAAGCCGGTGATCGTCAAGGAATTGATCGCGACGATCGCGGTGCTGGCACCGGTGCGCGGCAACGCGTAG
- a CDS encoding CHASE3 domain-containing protein, which produces MKAPLKATLFLGAAVAVILLVISVVLAVANIRQLHDRSYWVSHTQDVIHGLDNLVLLSTTAESSQRGYLLTGEPRYLGPYIAAVGSVGEAADELQRLVADNGRQQARFTELRQRIQARLSTMVELIEYRKAGGFDAGHELQVLDRGKQEMDALRTIVSEMIADERELLTVREQHYERTYQTALISGGLSGLLALAAITAYLLLLRRHLRQLDAAQQVIAEQAERLRTTLASIGDAVISTDCDAAITNMNAVAEALTGWPLADALGKPLEQVFRIINETSRNTVANPARRALSEGIIVGLANHTLLITRDGFERPIDDSAAPIRCKDGEIVGCVLVFRDVTERHQAETQLAASERRLQSVMNAMPQKIFTATPNGDVDYLNPHWSEFTGLSMAELSGWSWAESIHPDDVADNIKAWQQAVSSGEPYLFEHRFRRFDGEYRWHLSRAKALTDEAGKILLWIGSNTDIHEQKQISNELRDIAAQLSEADQRKNNFLAMLAHELRNPLAPISNALRTVQLFPEDQTTVQSASRVMERQVRQIVRLVDDLLDVSRISHGKIELRRECVELGQIIQMAVETSRPAIDAARHQLTVTLPSASVFLDADPVRLAQSFSNLLNNASKYSDPGGHIELTATCEGSEVAVSVKDTGIGIAPDRLNSIFELFTQVDQSQERSHGGLGIGLTLVQQLIGLHGGSVRAFSEGAGQGSEFVVRLPIITERSAEVHAELADAVAATTAASPGWRILVVDDNEDAAASLSLLLDMGGNETAMAHDGLEALQMVETFRPDVVLLDLGLPKLNGYEVARNIRSRPGGDRIFLVALTGWGQDDDLRKTREAGFDKHMVKPANYAVLMAYLETLRTDAAAS; this is translated from the coding sequence ATGAAGGCTCCACTCAAGGCGACACTTTTTCTGGGCGCCGCCGTTGCGGTGATCCTGCTGGTGATCAGCGTGGTCCTGGCAGTCGCGAACATTCGCCAGCTGCACGATCGTTCCTACTGGGTTTCGCACACCCAGGACGTGATCCACGGTCTCGACAATCTGGTACTGCTGAGCACCACCGCCGAAAGCAGCCAGCGCGGCTATCTGCTGACCGGTGAACCTCGCTATCTAGGGCCGTACATCGCGGCCGTCGGCAGCGTGGGCGAAGCGGCCGACGAACTGCAGCGCCTGGTTGCCGACAACGGGCGGCAGCAGGCGCGGTTTACAGAATTGCGCCAGCGCATTCAGGCGCGGCTGAGCACGATGGTGGAACTGATCGAGTACCGGAAGGCGGGCGGCTTCGACGCCGGCCACGAGCTGCAGGTGCTCGATCGCGGCAAGCAGGAAATGGATGCGCTGCGCACCATCGTCAGCGAAATGATTGCCGACGAGCGCGAGCTGCTGACCGTGCGCGAGCAGCACTACGAGCGCACCTATCAAACCGCGCTGATCAGCGGCGGGCTGTCCGGCCTGCTGGCGCTGGCCGCGATCACCGCCTATCTGCTGCTGCTGCGCAGGCACTTGCGGCAGCTCGATGCCGCGCAGCAAGTCATCGCCGAACAGGCGGAACGTCTGCGGACCACCTTGGCCAGCATCGGCGATGCCGTCATCTCCACCGACTGCGATGCCGCCATCACCAACATGAACGCGGTGGCGGAAGCCCTGACCGGCTGGCCGCTGGCCGATGCCCTGGGCAAGCCGCTCGAGCAGGTGTTCCGGATAATCAACGAGACCAGCCGCAACACGGTGGCCAATCCGGCGAGACGGGCCTTGAGCGAAGGGATCATCGTCGGGCTGGCCAATCACACCTTGCTGATTACCCGCGATGGCTTCGAGCGGCCGATCGACGACAGCGCCGCACCGATCCGCTGCAAGGATGGCGAGATCGTCGGCTGCGTGCTGGTGTTCCGCGATGTCACCGAGCGGCACCAGGCCGAGACACAGCTGGCGGCCAGCGAGCGGCGGCTGCAGTCGGTCATGAATGCAATGCCGCAGAAGATCTTCACCGCCACGCCGAATGGCGACGTCGACTACCTGAACCCGCACTGGTCGGAATTCACAGGCCTGAGCATGGCGGAGCTCAGCGGCTGGTCGTGGGCGGAGTCCATCCACCCCGACGACGTGGCCGACAACATCAAGGCCTGGCAGCAGGCGGTGAGTTCCGGTGAACCCTATCTGTTCGAACATCGGTTCCGGCGTTTCGACGGTGAGTATCGCTGGCATCTCAGCCGCGCCAAGGCGCTGACCGACGAAGCCGGCAAGATATTGCTGTGGATAGGCTCGAATACCGATATCCATGAGCAGAAACAGATCTCGAACGAGCTGCGTGACATCGCTGCCCAGTTGTCCGAAGCCGATCAGCGCAAGAACAACTTCCTGGCCATGCTCGCCCACGAGCTGCGCAATCCACTGGCGCCGATCAGCAACGCCCTGCGTACGGTGCAACTGTTTCCCGAGGATCAGACGACCGTTCAGTCCGCCTCGCGGGTGATGGAGCGGCAGGTCCGGCAGATCGTCCGCCTGGTCGACGATCTGCTCGATGTCAGCCGGATCAGCCACGGCAAGATCGAACTCCGCCGCGAGTGCGTGGAGCTGGGGCAGATCATCCAGATGGCGGTGGAAACCAGCCGCCCCGCGATCGATGCGGCGCGTCATCAGTTGACGGTCACGCTGCCGTCAGCCTCGGTGTTCCTCGATGCCGATCCGGTGCGGTTGGCGCAGTCGTTCAGCAATCTGCTCAACAACGCCAGCAAGTACAGCGATCCCGGCGGTCATATCGAGCTGACCGCGACCTGCGAAGGCAGCGAAGTGGCGGTGTCGGTCAAGGACACCGGCATCGGCATTGCGCCGGATCGGCTGAACAGCATCTTCGAGCTGTTCACTCAGGTTGATCAGTCGCAGGAACGGTCCCACGGCGGTCTCGGCATCGGCCTGACCCTGGTGCAGCAGCTGATCGGCTTGCACGGCGGCTCGGTGCGCGCGTTCAGCGAAGGCGCCGGCCAGGGCAGCGAGTTCGTGGTGCGCCTGCCGATCATCACCGAGCGCTCCGCCGAAGTGCATGCGGAGTTGGCCGACGCGGTCGCGGCGACCACTGCGGCATCGCCGGGCTGGCGCATCCTGGTGGTCGACGACAACGAGGATGCGGCTGCTTCGCTGTCCCTGCTGCTCGACATGGGCGGCAACGAAACGGCGATGGCGCACGACGGCCTTGAAGCGCTGCAAATGGTCGAAACCTTCCGGCCCGACGTCGTGCTGCTCGATCTCGGCCTGCCCAAGCTCAACGGCTACGAAGTGGCGCGGAATATCCGTTCACGGCCGGGCGGCGACAGGATTTTCCTGGTTGCCCTGACCGGTTGGGGTCAGGACGACGATCTGCGCAAGACCCGCGAAGCCGGCTTCGACAAGCACATGGTCAAGCCCGCGAATTACGCGGTGTTGATGGCGTATCTGGAAACATTGCGCACCGACGCTGCGGCTTCCTGA
- a CDS encoding DUF4142 domain-containing protein: MSVLAAAAISACASSKPPEEPDSVAVAKHVNDAKSVAVSEPAAKFLVEMVDARLMDFEEGQLAARRGSTEAIRDYGRLMMRDQTRLLSRLELLALEVQVTVPAVISDDKRDGLNDLIDSDSEHFDQNFISSIRIDHKRDVGEFKKATAFTDAAVADFARQELPLIQSHLDGINAIKKSH, from the coding sequence ATGAGCGTGCTGGCTGCCGCGGCGATCTCCGCCTGCGCCAGCAGCAAGCCGCCGGAAGAGCCCGACAGCGTCGCCGTGGCCAAGCACGTCAACGATGCGAAGTCGGTGGCCGTCAGCGAACCGGCGGCGAAGTTTCTGGTCGAGATGGTCGATGCCCGGCTGATGGACTTCGAGGAAGGCCAGCTCGCCGCAAGGCGCGGCAGCACTGAGGCGATCCGCGATTACGGCCGTCTGATGATGCGCGACCAGACCCGGCTGCTGAGCCGCCTCGAACTGCTGGCGCTGGAAGTGCAGGTGACGGTGCCGGCGGTGATCAGCGACGACAAGCGCGATGGCCTCAACGATCTGATCGACTCGGACAGCGAACACTTCGACCAGAATTTCATCAGCTCGATCCGCATCGACCACAAGCGCGATGTCGGCGAGTTCAAGAAGGCAACCGCATTCACCGATGCCGCAGTTGCCGATTTCGCGCGTCAGGAACTGCCCTTGATCCAGTCTCACCTGGATGGCATCAACGCGATCAAGAAGTCCCACTGA
- a CDS encoding sigma-54-dependent transcriptional regulator has protein sequence MPAPTLNAPSDQPAPSPPSGNDPGLTGLIGQAPVMVRLRDQIRRVAPTQATVLIIGESGTGKEAVAQALHTLSMRAKGPFVAVNCGAIAPSLIEAELLGHEKGSFTGADRQRAGYFERANGGTIFLDEVTEMPLEMQVKLLRVLESRRFQRVGGSETISADVRVVAATNRDMEASVREGRFREDLMYRLAVFPLRVPSLRERDGDVPVLAQHFLDVLNAKEGSKKTFSRPYLRQLQMQQWPGNVRELKNTVSRAFILGDDVLDLPTIPASAAPRKPTRRDGHLQISIGTPLADAEREMILATLEHFAGDKRQTAQTLGVSLKTLYNRLEAYRIEATGPDTSNGT, from the coding sequence ATGCCCGCTCCCACCTTGAACGCGCCTTCTGACCAACCGGCCCCGAGCCCCCCTTCGGGCAACGATCCGGGGCTGACCGGCCTGATCGGCCAGGCGCCGGTGATGGTTCGTCTCCGCGATCAGATCCGCCGTGTGGCGCCGACCCAGGCCACGGTGCTGATCATTGGCGAGAGCGGCACCGGCAAGGAGGCGGTCGCCCAGGCGCTGCATACGCTGAGCATGCGAGCCAAGGGGCCGTTCGTGGCGGTCAATTGCGGTGCCATCGCGCCGAGCCTGATCGAGGCTGAATTGCTCGGCCATGAAAAAGGCAGCTTCACCGGCGCCGATCGCCAGCGCGCCGGCTATTTCGAGCGCGCCAACGGCGGCACCATCTTTCTCGATGAAGTCACCGAGATGCCGCTGGAGATGCAGGTCAAGCTGCTGCGCGTGCTCGAGTCACGGCGCTTCCAGAGAGTCGGCGGTTCGGAAACGATCAGCGCCGACGTGCGCGTGGTCGCCGCCACCAATCGCGACATGGAGGCATCGGTGCGCGAAGGCCGCTTCCGCGAGGATCTGATGTATCGCCTTGCGGTATTTCCGCTGCGGGTGCCGAGCCTGCGCGAACGCGATGGCGATGTCCCGGTGCTGGCGCAGCATTTTCTCGATGTGCTCAATGCCAAGGAAGGCAGCAAGAAAACCTTCTCTCGCCCCTATCTGCGGCAACTGCAGATGCAGCAATGGCCGGGCAATGTCCGCGAGCTGAAGAACACCGTCAGCCGTGCCTTCATCCTGGGCGACGACGTGCTGGACCTGCCGACCATTCCGGCCAGCGCCGCTCCCCGCAAGCCGACCCGGCGCGACGGTCATCTGCAGATCAGCATCGGCACCCCGCTGGCCGATGCCGAGCGCGAGATGATCCTGGCCACCCTGGAACATTTTGCCGGCGACAAGCGGCAGACCGCGCAGACCCTCGGGGTCAGTCTGAAGACGCTCTACAACCGGCTCGAGGCCTATCGCATCGAAGCCACCGGCCCCGACACCTCGAACGGCACCTGA
- a CDS encoding DUF883 family protein has translation MDDYKQQNGSLASSARDLASNAEELMRQTAAVSNDSIAVLREKLQESLKVARTQIANAQDYAVERGKQAVTATDTYVHEKPWQAIAVAALFGALIGFISSGSRR, from the coding sequence ATGGATGATTACAAGCAGCAGAACGGCAGCCTGGCTTCGAGCGCACGCGATCTGGCGAGCAACGCCGAGGAACTGATGCGGCAGACCGCCGCTGTCTCCAACGACAGCATCGCTGTCCTTCGCGAGAAGCTGCAGGAAAGCCTGAAGGTTGCCCGCACCCAGATTGCCAACGCCCAGGATTACGCCGTGGAGCGTGGCAAACAGGCGGTCACCGCGACCGATACCTACGTGCACGAGAAGCCATGGCAGGCGATCGCCGTCGCCGCGCTGTTCGGTGCGCTGATCGGCTTCATCAGCAGTGGTTCGCGCCGCTAA
- a CDS encoding sigma-54-dependent transcriptional regulator, which yields MAHALIVDDDENTRESMAALVEAEGFTTACAADLRAAHIQLTRQQPDIVLIDLHLPDGDGLDLIDAIENRSETEIILITGNASVDTAIAALRAGAADYLVKPVNIARLRSILQRVPKASDLKSQIGALRSELRRVGYFGHMLGKSPIMSVLYDQISRVAPTAATVLLIGESGTGKELAAQTLHEMSRRPKQPFMAVNCGAISPNLIESEMFGHEKGSFTGADRQHRGYFERADGGTLFLDEITEMPIELQVKLLRVLETGKFMRIGTDKEVETDVRVIAATNRDPEAAVASGKLRADLYHRLNVFPIQMPPLRDRVGDVELLAQRFLDELNQAHDTHKTFPPEGLGKLAAHRWPGNVRELRNFVQRAYIMGEEVIDIGSALSLVASPSETEAPAPETVIEIPVGMSLAAAEKQLILAAFAMYGGVKKYTAEQLGISLKTLYNRLEEYGLQGAGVEGGEITAKATSAD from the coding sequence ATGGCGCATGCCTTGATCGTCGATGACGACGAGAACACGCGCGAATCAATGGCCGCGCTGGTCGAAGCCGAAGGCTTCACCACGGCCTGCGCGGCGGATTTGCGGGCGGCGCACATCCAGCTGACCCGGCAGCAGCCGGACATCGTGCTGATCGATCTCCATCTGCCGGATGGCGATGGCCTCGATCTGATCGATGCCATCGAAAACCGCTCCGAAACCGAGATCATCCTGATCACCGGCAACGCCAGCGTCGATACCGCGATCGCCGCGCTGCGCGCCGGTGCGGCGGACTATCTGGTCAAGCCGGTCAACATCGCCCGCCTGCGCTCGATCCTGCAGCGAGTGCCGAAGGCGTCGGACCTGAAATCGCAGATCGGCGCCTTGCGCAGCGAACTGCGGCGGGTCGGCTACTTCGGCCACATGCTCGGCAAGTCGCCGATCATGAGCGTGCTCTACGACCAGATCAGCCGCGTGGCGCCGACGGCGGCCACCGTGCTGCTGATCGGTGAAAGCGGTACCGGCAAGGAACTGGCGGCGCAGACGCTGCACGAGATGAGCCGCCGGCCGAAGCAGCCGTTCATGGCGGTGAATTGCGGCGCGATCTCGCCGAACCTGATCGAAAGCGAAATGTTCGGTCACGAGAAGGGCAGCTTCACCGGCGCCGATCGCCAGCATCGCGGCTATTTCGAACGCGCCGACGGCGGCACCTTGTTTCTCGATGAAATCACCGAGATGCCGATCGAGCTGCAGGTGAAACTGCTGCGCGTGCTGGAAACCGGCAAGTTCATGCGCATCGGCACCGACAAGGAAGTGGAGACCGACGTTCGCGTCATCGCCGCGACCAATCGCGATCCGGAAGCGGCGGTGGCCTCCGGCAAGCTGCGCGCCGATCTCTATCACCGCCTCAACGTGTTCCCGATCCAGATGCCGCCGCTGCGTGATCGGGTCGGCGATGTCGAGCTGCTCGCGCAGCGTTTTCTCGATGAGCTCAACCAGGCGCACGACACCCACAAGACCTTCCCGCCGGAAGGCTTGGGCAAACTCGCGGCGCATCGCTGGCCGGGCAATGTCCGCGAGCTGCGCAACTTCGTGCAGCGCGCCTACATCATGGGCGAAGAAGTGATCGACATCGGCAGTGCGCTGTCGCTCGTCGCCTCACCCTCCGAAACCGAAGCCCCGGCGCCGGAGACGGTGATCGAGATTCCGGTCGGCATGTCGCTGGCGGCCGCCGAGAAGCAGCTGATCCTGGCCGCGTTCGCGATGTACGGCGGGGTCAAGAAGTACACCGCGGAACAGCTCGGCATCAGCCTGAAGACGCTCTACAACCGGCTCGAGGAATATGGCCTGCAGGGCGCCGGTGTCGAAGGCGGTGAAATCACGGCCAAGGCGACGTCGGCCGATTAG
- a CDS encoding response regulator, which translates to MNNQQTHHEYSADNQRPFSHSGSQPGEHGSVQPNGDEYLGTVLIVDDEASNSEPLEAILTDSGYRVYTAANGVDGLERMDMVTPELVILDFMMPLMNGAEMGRRLRANPATQNIPIVMNSGTSEDMVRQNFTGYDAFLRKPYNVVELLSVVHRLLESSADRR; encoded by the coding sequence GACCCATCACGAATATTCGGCCGATAACCAGAGGCCGTTTTCGCACTCGGGCTCGCAGCCCGGCGAGCACGGTTCTGTCCAGCCCAACGGCGACGAGTATCTCGGCACCGTCCTGATCGTCGATGACGAAGCCAGCAACAGCGAGCCGCTGGAAGCCATCCTCACCGACAGCGGCTATCGGGTTTACACCGCTGCCAATGGCGTGGACGGGCTCGAGCGCATGGATATGGTGACGCCGGAACTGGTGATTCTCGACTTCATGATGCCGCTGATGAACGGTGCGGAAATGGGCCGCCGTCTGCGCGCCAACCCGGCGACCCAGAACATCCCGATCGTGATGAACAGCGGCACCAGCGAAGACATGGTCCGGCAGAATTTCACTGGTTACGACGCTTTCCTGCGCAAGCCCTACAACGTCGTCGAACTGCTGAGCGTGGTGCACAGGCTGCTGGAGTCATCGGCGGACAGGAGATGA
- a CDS encoding BON domain-containing protein, with amino-acid sequence MKKYITLISLVLAGGLAVSGCESPRNPANPVPQEQPPTVNGDATPPASSDASAELARGDSPAGASMQSTGKAVDDTWITTKTKTALLAEPELKAGSIQVETHDGVVALTGKVPSAEHSKKATMVARGIEGVTDVDNKLTVTQ; translated from the coding sequence ATGAAAAAGTACATCACCCTGATTTCGCTGGTCCTTGCCGGCGGCTTGGCCGTTTCGGGCTGCGAATCGCCCCGGAACCCGGCCAACCCGGTCCCGCAGGAGCAGCCACCTACCGTCAACGGTGACGCTACGCCGCCGGCCAGTTCTGACGCGTCCGCCGAACTGGCGCGTGGCGACAGCCCCGCCGGCGCCAGCATGCAGTCCACCGGCAAGGCCGTGGACGACACCTGGATCACCACCAAGACCAAGACCGCATTGCTTGCCGAACCTGAACTCAAGGCCGGCAGCATTCAGGTCGAAACGCACGATGGCGTGGTTGCGCTGACCGGCAAGGTGCCGTCGGCCGAGCACAGCAAGAAAGCCACGATGGTGGCCCGCGGCATCGAAGGCGTCACCGACGTCGACAACAAGCTCACCGTGACGCAGTAA